The following coding sequences lie in one Nakaseomyces glabratus chromosome I, complete sequence genomic window:
- the RPC53 gene encoding DNA-directed RNA polymerase III subunit C53 (CAGL0I03630g~Ortholog(s) have RNA polymerase III activity, role in tRNA transcription from RNA polymerase III promoter and DNA-directed RNA polymerase III complex, cytosol localization), which translates to MSGRLPSLKDSGASKPLKFKPKAVARRTKEEREASVPKLKPDEVEVDKNRRKRAPPTANKKRVPKYLNNTHVISSGPMAAGTYSSNSGSMNRGFGSPIIKTDEETSSLIQKSLESLENGNGDDEDEDMEGQRTRARKLNMGKELSYKQYILHEKEIEDDDNEDDVDLTTAEGEATEELETRRIEQLFPVRPLRVRHEDTETLHKTIQETYSEIATREATPAPQSVTQIKEDPEHANSLQDVLVKKENELQNKLEELYIENGVDGQSRELNLEKIQIQNDYIKILKNIEKINDKPNKFMVFQLPPKLPEFKVKPSKREANNEQAPTSIDDKSNTDDKPGKKAKQQEPEPELNGKIGSLRIHKSGKLTIKIGDVVMDISRGAETTFIQDIVKINEHEDTNQDKDPEEQLPPSIECLGTVTGRAVVQPSI; encoded by the coding sequence ATGAGTGGAAGATTGCCTTCGCTTAAGGATTCTGGCGCTTCAAAGCCGTTGAAGTTTAAGCCTAAGGCCGTTGCGAGAAGGACAAAGGAGGAGCGAGAAGCTTCTGTTCCGAAATTGAAGCCGGATGAAGTTGAAGTGGATAAGAATAGGAGAAAGAGGGCGCCACCAACAGCCAACAAGAAGCGTGTGCCAAAATACCTGAACAACACTCATGTCATATCCAGTGGTCCGATGGCTGCAGGAACGTACTCTTCGAACTCGGGTTCAATGAATCGAGGGTTTGGTTCTCCAATTATTAAGACTGATGAGGAGACCTCATCACTGATTCAAAAGAGTCTGGAATCCTTGGAGAATGGAAACggagatgatgaagatgaagatatgGAAGGACAAAGGACAAGGGCAAGAAAACTGAATATGGGTAAAGAATTAAGCTACAAGCAGTATATACTACACGAAAAGGAAATCGAGGATGACGATAACGAAGACGATGTTGACTTAACCACTGCCGAAGGCGAAGCCACGGAGGAGTTGgaaacaagaagaattgaGCAATTGTTCCCTGTACGTCCACTAAGAGTTAGACATGAAGACACAGAAACGCTACATAAGACTATTCAGGAAACATACTCAGAAATAGCGACGCGAGAAGCTACACCGGCTCCACAAAGTGTTACTCAAATCAAAGAGGATCCAGAACACGCAAATTCTTTGCAAGACGTATTAGTGAAAAAAGAGAATGAGCTCCAAAATAAGTTAGAAGAACTGTATATAGAAAACGGTGTTGATGGCCAATCTAGGGAGCTAAACCTAGAGAAAATCCAGATACAGAACGACTATATTAAGATCTTAAAGAACATCGAAAAGATAAACGACAAGCCAAATAAGTTCATGGTCTTCCAATTGCCACCTAAGCTACCAGAGTTCAAGGTCAAACCCAGCAAACGAGAGGCAAACAATGAACAAGCACCAACCAGTATAGATGACAAATCCAACACAGATGACAAGCCAGGTAAGAAAGCCAAGCAACAAGAACCTGAGCCAGAGTTAAACGGTAAGATAGGCTCTTTGAGAATTCATAAATCTGGTAAACTGACAATAAAAATTGGAGATGTTGTAATGGATATCAGCAGAGGTGCTGAGACAACATTCATTCAGGACATTGTCAAAATTAATGAGCACGAAGATACGAACCAAGATAAAGACCCTGAAGAGCAACTACCACCTTCCATAGAATGCTTAGGAACTGTAACAGGAAGAGCAGTGGTACAGCCAAGTATATAA
- the CLB3 gene encoding B-type cyclin CLB3 (CAGL0I03564g~Ortholog(s) have cyclin-dependent protein serine/threonine kinase regulator activity), protein MQTGNEENAVPSWYSVPGKEVHSDKAHEHRVALSDVTGLANSNFMHEKLHSNRCSGEPSSTARNSLEINLNHAVESDQENMVSIYASNTLDTPNSNDVSSLLEDQQLESIRRVTQHMSNTSNGDDSDSTTVANKDSHQGDNSNNTSDDALRNEYSEPPVNDDIRRTLMKAYQTYKLAYLDDSDEDNYDPVMVVELASGIFDYMKQLEIKYRPDPYYMDLQSELKPSYRSTLLDWIVQVDERFQLLPETLFLTINIIDRFLSKAAIKLNKFQLVGAVSMFIAAKYEEINCPTMKDFLYMLDNAYTKEEMIDAERFILNTLDFSIGWPGPMSFLRRISKADDYDYNIRTLAKYLLETTIMDARLIGTPPSWLASGAYFLSKTILSYGNEERDAEERSVYETGWTLKHVFYSGYTQEQVFPLSSLILENCRHAQERHSAIWTKYSDRRYHRSSVMVDKWIEVAESKMNS, encoded by the coding sequence ATGCAGACTGGAAATGAGGAGAATGCTGTTCCCTCATGGTATTCAGTGCCTGGTAAGGAGGTGCATAGCGATAAGGCTCATGAGCACCGGGTGGCTTTGAGCGATGTAACTGGGTTGGCCAACAGTAATTTCATGCATGAAAAGCTTCATTCTAACAGATGCAGTGGTGAACCGTCTAGCACGGCACGTAATAGTCTCGAGATAAATCTGAATCATGCGGTGGAGTCGGATCAGGAAAACATGGTGTCCATATATGCTTCGAACACTCTGGACACACCCAATAGCAACGATGTGAGCAGCCTTCTTGAAGATCAACAGCTGGAAAGTATACGAAGAGTCACCCAGCACATGTCAAATACATCAAATGGCGATGACTCGGACTCAACAACGGTGGCCAATAAGGACTCTCACCAGGGTGATAACAGTAACAATACAAGTGATGATGCTCTCAGGAATGAGTATTCAGAACCACCAGTGAATGATGATATACGAAGGACATTGATGAAAGCATACCAGACATATAAGTTGGCATACTTGGATGATTCTGACGAGGACAACTACGATCCTGTAATGGTGGTAGAATTAGCCTCTGGGATATTTGATTATATGAAACAACTGGAGATCAAATACCGTCCTGACCCTTATTACATGGATTTGCAATCCGAACTAAAACCATCATACAGAAGTACATTACTGGATTGGATCGTTCAAGTAGATGAGAGATTCCAGCTACTGCCAGAGACTTTATTCCTCACGATTAACATAATAGACAGATTTTTGTCCAAAGCCGCTATAAAACTCAACAAGTTTCAATTGGTCGGTGCTGTTTCAATGTTTATCGCTGcaaaatatgaagaaataaactGTCCAACAATGAAGGACTTTCTTTACATGCTTGATAATGCATatacaaaagaagaaatgatAGATGCTGAACGATTTATACTAAACACATTGGATTTTTCAATAGGATGGCCTGGCCCAATGTCTTTCCTGCGTCGTATAAGCAAAGCTGATGATTATGATTATAACATTAGAACGTTGGCTAAATACCTATTAGAAACAACAATCATGGACGCTAGACTAATAGGAACTCCACCTAGCTGGCTGGCATCGGGTGCCTATTTCCTAAGTAAAACCATCTTGAGCTATGgaaatgaagaaagagatgCTGAAGAAAGATCAGTTTATGAGACTGGCTGGACCCTAAAACATGTCTTTTATTCTGGCTATACCCAAGAGCAAGTTTTTCCTTTATCTAGTCTGATTCTCGAGAACTGTAGGCATGCACAAGAACGTCATAGTGCAATTTGGACAAAGTATTCCGACAGGCGCTATCACCGTTCCTCAGTGATGGTGGATAAGTGGATCGAGGTTGCAGAAAGCAAAATGAATAGTTAA
- the ATG9 gene encoding autophagy protein ATG9 (CAGL0I03652g~Ortholog(s) have role in autophagy of mitochondrion, late nucleophagy, piecemeal microautophagy of nucleus, protein homooligomerization and protein localization by the Cvt pathway, more), with product MEQSGHEPGKNTFLSRVFGLQSDDVSTSIHTQELSTIPLDEDESNHGALVESEDDEDHNDGVRLLESDPGTSTQDSLESDTSEEDERINGINSDSQVIDTSRPLLSKKETMELHPFGSQNGRIMESSIKLGQPSSDEEDLINVNESLQPDLENRINPIYHEDKLDKALGNSSKNIRTSTFLDRVLKPNDVKKNSTKKRQNSHNYNPTSTYTNSSSNTFLNTVKGEKSSKKYKLKRPNILNALSVVNNMPERRLNTLSPKERALWKWANVDNLDLFLQDAYNYYLGNGFHCIILQKVLNILTLLFVVFVSSFMGYCVDYSKLPTSTRFSEIKIDHCYSQNITGFTKFLLFLFYGFVILKVIQLYFDINNIREMKLFYHYLLNISDDELQTIPWQNIIQQLMYLKDQNALTANVVAVKAKNKLNAHGIANRIMRKENYLIALYNNDILDLRFPIPFFGSQPLTKTLEWNINLCVMGYVFNEAGFIKQGFLKATQKEYFANELRKRFMLAGFLNIILSPFLVSYFVLLYFFRYFNEYKTSPENIGARQYTPMAEWKFREYNELYHIFRKRIGLSNPLASKYVDQFPKEKTNILLKFVSFISGSFVAILAILALWDPENFLNFEVTHDKTVLFYITVLGAIWSISQGSVSTEYHVFDPEETLRELAEYTHYLPDSWKDRYHTEGVKQEFCELYNLRITVLLRELASLITTPFILWFSLPNSAGKMVDFFRESSVYVDGLGYVCKYAVYDGDADAVKKHFGTDGNETTEQDAATEEQDIDSEPDEATKKMMQSYMYFLDDYENDDNLLGKYQIPKKRRESFDNTQYDVSNSNQKNQDDDSDMILANRYTWRKQFKPGQKPELFRIGNHVLNDKTFTQQGSNHLGIDESYARSQISNTAEESNRSSLYNSKYKSPTKGVLGLVKEYYKKSDVGR from the coding sequence ATGGAGCAAAGTGGTCATGAACCTGGTAAGAATACGTTTCTATCGCGAGTTTTTGGTTTACAATCGGATGACGTTTCTACATCGATCCACACACAAGAGTTAAGTACAATACCTCTGGATGAAGACGAGAGCAATCACGGAGCTTTAGTAGAGTCagaggatgatgaagatcaCAATGATGGTGTGCGATTGCTAGAGTCGGATCCCGGAACTTCGACGCAAGATAGTTTAGAGAGTGACACTAGTGAGGAGGATGAACGTATTAATGGGATAAATAGTGACTCTCAAGTGATTGACACATCTAGACCACTTCTGagtaaaaaagaaactatgGAATTGCATCCCTTTGGCAGTCAGAATGGGAGAATAATGGAGTCTTCCATAAAACTGGGTCAGCCATCTAGTGATGAGGAAGACTTAATTAATGTTAATGAATCTCTACAGCCTGATTTAGAAAACAGGATAAATCCAATATATCATGAAGACAAGCTTGATAAGGCGCTGGGTAATAGCTCGAAAAACATAAGAACATCCACTTTTCTTGATAGAGTACTCAAGCCCAATGATGTTAAGAAGAATAGTACTAAAAAAAGGCAAAACAGCCATAACTACAATCCTACTTCTACTTATACCAACTCTAGCTCTAACACATTTTTGAATACAGTAAAAGGTGAAAAGTCcagtaaaaaatataaattgaaaaggccaaatattttgaacGCCCTATCAGTCGTTAACAATATGCCTGAAAGAAGATTAAATACACTAAGCCCCAAGGAAAGAGCTCTATGGAAATGGGCAAATGTAGATAACCTCGATCTGTTCCTTCAAGATGCCTATAATTATTACCTTGGAAACGGTTTTCACTGTATTATTTTGCAAAAagttttgaatatattaacattattatttgttgtttttgtttcaagTTTTATGGGCTATTGTGTAGACTATTCGAAATTACCGACAAGTACACGGTTTTCAGAAATTAAGATTGATCACTGCTACAGTCAAAATATTACTGGATTCACTAAATTTTTACTATTCCTATTCTATGGATTTGTCATTTTGAAAGTAATTCAGTTATACTTTGATATTAATAACATTAGagaaatgaaattattttatcactaccttttgaatatatctgatgatgaattgCAGACAATACCTTGGCAAAATATAATTCAGCAATTGATGTATCTCAAAGATCAAAATGCTTTAACTGCTAACGTAGTCGCAGTTAAAGCGAAAAATAAACTTAACGCTCATGGAATTGCCAATAGAATAatgagaaaagaaaattatcTCATAGCATTATACAACAATGACATTTTAGATTTAAGATTTCCAATTCCATTCTTTGGCAGTCAGCCATTGACAAAAACATTGGAATGGAATATCAATTTATGTGTGATGGGTTATGTTTTTAATGAAGCAGGCTTCATTAAACAGGGATTTTTGAAAGCTACCCAGAAAGAATACTTTGCAAACGAATTACGAAAGAGGTTTATGCTAGCTGGatttttgaatatcatATTATCTCcatttttggtttcttaTTTTGTTCTCTTATACTTTTTCAGATACTTTAACGAATACAAAACATCGCCGGAAAATATTGGTGCTAGACAGTATACTCCGATGGCAGAATGGAAATTTAGAGAGTACAATGAACTGTATCATATCTTCAGGAAACGAATAGGTCTAAGTAATCCCTTAGCAAGTAAATACGTTGACCAGTTTCCAAAAGAGAAAACAAATatacttttgaaatttgtGTCTTTTATATCCGGTTCCTTTGTTGCAATTTTAGCAATTTTAGCACTTTGGGATCCAGAGAactttttaaattttgaagTGACTCACGATAAAActgttttgttttatatcaCGGTTCTGGGAGCTATTTGGTCCATAAGTCAAGGATCAGTTTCCACAGAGTATCATGTATTTGATCCTGAGGAAACACTAAGAGAACTTGCCGAGTATACCCATTACCTGCCAGATAGTTGGAAGGATAGATACCATACCGAAGGTGTTAAACAGGAATTTTGTGAACTCTATAATTTGAGAATCACTGTATTGTTAAGAGAATTGGCAAGTTTGATCACCACACCTTTTATATTATGGTTTTCGCTACCAAATAGTGCTGGAAAAATGGTTGACTTTTTCCGTGAGTCTTCTGTTTATGTCGATGGTCTAGGGTATGTTTGTAAATATGCTGTATATGATGGTGACGCAGATGCTGTTAAGAAGCATTTTGGTACAGACGGCAATGAGACTACAGAACAAGATGCAGCTacagaagaacaagatatCGACTCAGAACCAGATGAAGCAACAAAAAAGATGATGCAATCTTATATGTACTTCCTGGATGATTATGAGAATGACGATAATTTACTTGGTAAATATCAAATcccaaagaagagaagagagAGTTTTGATAACACACAGTATGATGTTAGCAATAGCAATCAGAAAAATCAAGATGATGATAGTGATATGATCTTAGCCAATCGATACACATGGAGAAAGCAGTTCAAACCAGGGCAAAAACCTGAACTTTTTAGAATTGGAAATCATGTCTTGAATGATAAAACATTTACACAACAAGGTAGCAATCACCTTGGCATTGATGAGTCCTATGCGCGATCACAAATAAGTAATACTGCAGAGGAGAGTAATAGGTCAAGCCTGTATAATTCCAAGTACAAATCACCCACCAAAGGTGTATTAGGACTGGTAAAGGAATACTACAAAAAATCTGACGTAGGTAGATAA
- the SAS10 gene encoding rRNA-processing protein SAS10 (CAGL0I03608g~Ortholog(s) have role in cellular response to drug, endonucleolytic cleavage in 5'-ETS of tricistronic rRNA transcript (SSU-rRNA, 5.8S rRNA and LSU-rRNA), more), producing the protein MAKKSRASQREARDDDYGLNEVDDFAEKREKVLLGDSQYYRDDSDEERLLEDNEEEEVMAMTDGDESDEDMDGAEAYKKVFGRKLEHDMPEVEDDDETMLNNENAWGSKNEYYGADDLDDEETAKEIEKEALRQQKKHLSELHMNDYFDDVIEEEWSKDAKNFDMKEFKASTKQSASEISAKSILKMDDAEKKQYLNTLFPEFLPLSKELKKLTAQYEDISKNQESEVKKLQAIALSSYLSTLSSYFAIFLHELNSNEDFSTMKDHPVMEAILTSKEVWRQASELPELDGKDNTDGEISDEEQNDRITDINNSDTNNLDSEAEGSEEEIEEDQEESEVDIDDFEAYVQQSRISRKSSKKSKESSNNSEADSSSEDDENMDYIEDKIADIDAQDKKRRKKTLRFYTSKIDQQEKKTNERYTGDDDVPYKERLFERQQRLLEEARKRGLEAPKSADLDNEDYESNEESISNQVNDKSSAEYYEQILKGKKNRKEGRMKAHIEARIAARDGKLNEIAEEVGENGKRAINYQILKNKGLTPKRKKDNRNSRVKKRKKYAAAQKKLKSVRAVYSGGQSGAYEGEKTGIKKNLTKSVKFKN; encoded by the coding sequence ATGGCTAAGAAGAGTAGAGCTTCTCAAAGAGAAGCAAGGGATGACGATTATGGGTTAAATGAGGTAGACGACTTTGCTGAGAAGAGAGAGAAGGTCCTTCTTGGTGACTCCCAGTATTATAGAGATGATTCAGATGAAGAGAGGTTGTTggaagataatgaagaagaggaagtgATGGCCATGACAGATGGGGATGAGagtgatgaagatatgGATGGTGCGGAGGCGTACAAGAAGGTATTTGGCAGGAAACTGGAACATGACATGCCTGAAGTTGAGGATGATGACGAAACCATGCTAAACAATGAGAATGCTTGGGGTTCTAAGAATGAATATTATGGGGCTGATGATctagatgatgaagaaactgCGAAGGAGATCGAGAAGGAAGCGCTTCGTCAACAGAAGAAGCATTTGTCTGAGCTTCATATGAACGATTATTTTGATGATGTTATCGAAGAAGAATGGAGCAAGGACGCTAAGAACTTTGACATGAAAGAATTCAAAGCCTCTACAAAGCAATCGGCTTCAGAAATTTCCGCTAAATCTATTTTAAAAATGGATGACGCAGAGAAAAAGCAATATCTAAATACACTATTCCCCGaatttcttcctctttcaaaggaattgaagaagttaaCTGCGCAATACGAagatatatcaaaaaatcaaGAGTCAGaggtaaaaaaattacagGCAATTGCTCTTTCAAGTTATCTAAGTACACTGTCATCatattttgcaattttcCTGCATGAACTGAATAGTAATGAGGATTTCAGCACAATGAAAGACCATCCAGTGATGGAGGCCATCCTAACATCTAAAGAAGTTTGGAGACAAGCTAGTGAATTGCCCGAATTAGATGGTAAAGATAACACTGATGGAGAAATAAGTGATGAAGAGCAAAATGATAGAATTACAGATATAAATAACAGTGATACTAATAATCTTGATAGTGAAGCTGAAGGATCGgaggaagaaattgaagaagatcaagaagAGTCAGAGGTCGATATCGATGACTTTGAAGCTTACGTGCAACAATCTCGTATATCAAGAAAATCTAgcaaaaaatcaaaggaATCTTCCAATAACTCTGAAGCAGACTCAAGttctgaagatgatgagaACATGGATTACATTGAGGACAAGATAGCGGACATCGATGCTCAAGATAAAAAGAGAAGGAAGAAAACATTGCGGTTCTACACCTCCAAGATTGAtcaacaagaaaagaaaactaatGAACGATACACAGGTGATGACGATGTTCCATATAAAGAGAGATTGTTTGAAAGACAACAGAGGTTGTTGGAAGAAGCTAGGAAACGTGGTTTGGAAGCACCAAAGTCTGCTGATTTAGACAATGAAGATTACGAATCCAATGAAGAGTCGATTTCTAACCAGGTTAATGATAAATCATCCGCTGAGTACTACGAGCAGATACTCAAGGGTAAGAAGAATAGAAAAGAGGGTAGGATGAAAGCTCATATAGAGGCTCGTATAGCAGCAAGAGACGGtaaattgaatgaaattgCCGAAGAGGTTGGTGAAAATGGTAAGCGTGCTATAAACTACCAAATTCTGAAGAATAAGGGTCTAACACctaaaagaaagaaagacaACAGAAACTCTCGTGttaagaagagaaagaagtaTGCTGCTGCACAAAAGAAACTCAAATCTGTTCGTGCTGTTTATTCTGGTGGTCAATCTGGTGCTTATGAGGGTGAAAAGACAGGTATCAAGAAGAATCTAACAAAATCGGtgaaattcaaaaactaA
- the MSH5 gene encoding MutS family protein MSH5 (CAGL0I03586g~Ortholog(s) have role in reciprocal meiotic recombination and nucleus localization), which yields MSSSTSWLQTLLPKEEESNSISQIDSSEEIWALDNETIICFDIQGNKIGCVVFNFEYAQLSIMPSDLDIQNNEYMIILGERNSKKHSLELLLNRILRQFDVTHVLISSRFNNEMYHTILSYCTDVGLKFKTASTRYFKSNEDIIAKLQDSGERSFKAWLLEADKYSNITVRALIGLFWWDAEVNQGRKQMNTGLEIPKFEKLSFINLDGMVYVDYLTLSALRILQPLVKPYANIENCNAAFSLVELFTNVKSKIGKKLLKNWLKLPINEMDELVERIQTTELILYPENYSCFIEIIHILNNLPDVKNSFTKLDEDIFASSAWSGIFNFLRHSVTIISRIRRIDKKIESQLITKLQNTEIASLVDTIDYLNSVINYNKLFTDKEVEIVENINFEYDQFKKVYTRLEAMLKTIVDDIIEELLSDSKNRLDHLNLAEGLNALYIPQLGFLVTIENTRVHYWGEVWGSLNWQLVFKDNSHHYYKNSMVTSLDDEFGDLMTKIFELKLEILANVRENLVKHRSLLIDISEIFGRLEVLISFAILANERNYCKPILKKDKSVVKITQGRHPLLETLSDNFIPNDIILDGGMLKDINWFSSGRQRIAVVTGANASGKTIFLEQIALIVYMAHIGCYVPADTAEIGLVDMILTKFKSFDSISTSMSSFERDSKQLSKIMSLATKRSIIFIDEYGKGTDTISGPSLLAAIIQRYSQLPGAPRLLISTHFYEIFQKSSLLKHRGSIKFLTTKIVLNNCEVENLVTENEGIVFFYQIVEGICDSSLGIYCAKICGIKKEIINMAELVHKQFSLGQKLDLSQFEVTDTEMEIFLKCQTIIKRFISWDLNTEYITEDLLRSKLNSILSCSTKEVMQINSE from the coding sequence ATGAGTTCTAGTACATCCTGGCTACAAACCCTACTTccaaaggaagaagaatctAATAGCATATCTCAAATCGATTCAAGTGAAGAGATTTGGGCATTAGATAATGAGACAATCATATGCTTTGATATTCaaggaaataaaatagGCTGtgttgttttcaattttgaatatgCTCAGTTAAGTATTATGCCGTCTGATTTGGATATCCAgaataatgaatatatgATTATTTTGGGTGAAAGAAATTCGAAAAAACACAGCCTTGAGCTACTTCTGAACAGAATATTGCGCCAATTTGATGTGACCCACGtattaatttcatcaagatTCAACAACGAGATGTACCATACAATTTTAAGTTACTGCACCGATGTGGGTTTAAAATTCAAAACTGCAAGCACTAGGTATTTCAAATCCAATGAAGACATAATAGCTAAATTACAGGACTCTGGCGAGAGAAGTTTCAAAGCTTGGTTGTTGGAAGCAGATAAATATTCGAATATAACCGTTAGAGCTCTTATCGGACTATTCTGGTGGGACGCAGAAGTTAATCaaggaagaaaacaaatgaaTACAGGCTTAGAAATCCCAAAATTTGAGAAACTCAGCTTTATCAATCTAGATGGTATGGTATATGTGGATTATTTAACTCTATCTGCACTTAGAATTTTACAACCTCTCGTAAAACCATACGCTAATATTGAAAACTGCAATGCCGCTTTCAGTTTAGTAGAGCTTTTCACAAATGTCAAATCGAAAATTGGGAAAAAGCTCCTAAAAAATTGGTTAAAATTACCTATTAATGAAATGGATGAGTTAGTAGAGAGGATTCAGACTACAGAGCTTATACTATATCCTGAAAATTATTCTTGTTTCATAGAGATTATTCATATCCTGAATAATCTACCTGATGTCAAAAACTCATTTACCAAGcttgatgaagatatatTTGCCAGTTCGGCTTGGTCAGGCATATTTAACTTCTTGAGGCATTCCGTAACTATCATAAGCAGGATCAGGAgaattgataaaaagaTTGAATCACAGCTGATTACCAAACTACAAAATACTGAAATCGCTTCCTTAGTGGATACAATTGATTACCTAAATTCAGTTATTAATTATAATAAACTATTTACTGataaagaagttgaaataGTTGAAAACATTAATTTTGAGTATGATCAGTtcaaaaaagtatataCCCGATTGGAAGCAATGCTGAAGACAATTGTTGATGATATAATTGAAGAACTGCTATCTGATTCAAAAAACAGACTCGACCATTTAAATTTAGCTGAAGGATTGAACGCTCTATATATACCACAATTAGGATTCTTGGTGACAATAGAAAATACAAGGGTTCATTATTGGGGTGAAGTATGGGGATCCCTTAATTGGCAACTTGTATTTAAAGACAACAGCCACCATTACTATAAGAATAGTATGGTAACATCTTTGGATGATGAGTTTGGTGATTTAAtgacaaaaatatttgaattgaAGCTTGAAATTTTAGCTAATGTAAGAGAGAATCTGGTCAAACATAGAAGTCTGCTCATTGAcatttcagaaatttttgGGCGGCTTGAGGTTTTAATATCATTTGCAATATTAGCAAATGAGAGGAACTATTGTAAGCCTATTCTTAAAAAAGACAAATCTGTGGTGAAAATTACTCAAGGAAGGCACCCACTATTAGAAACACTGTCCGACAATTTTATACCTAACGATATTATTCTTGATGGAGGGATGTTGAAGGATATTAATTGGTTCAGTTCTGGAAGACAACGAATTGCCGTAGTCACCGGAGCAAATGCCTCAGGTAAAACAATATTCCTGGAGCAAATTGCTTTGATAGTTTATATGGCCCATATTGGGTGTTATGTGCCAGCCGATACCGCCGAAATTGGCTTAGTAGATATGATACTAACCAAATTCAAGTCTTTTGATTCAATTTCAACTTCTATGAGTTCTTTTGAGAGAGATAGCAAACAACTATCAAAGATAATGTCTTTGGCTACAAAGAGAAGcataatatttattgatgaatatgGAAAAGGCACAGATACCATATCTGGTCCTTCATTATTAGCGGCTATCATACAAAGGTATTCACAATTACCTGGTGCACCACGCCTTTTAATCTCAACACATTTTTATGAAATATTCCAAAAATCATCATTATTGAAGCATCGAGGAAGCATCAAGTTCTTGACCACCAAAATTGTATTAAATAATTGTGAGGTAGAGAACCTTGTTACCGAAAATGAAGGCatagtatttttttaccAAATAGTTGAAGGAATTTGTGATAGTTCGCTTGGTATATACTGCGCAAAGATTTGTGGTATAAAAAAGGAGATCATAAATATGGCAGAATTAGTTCATAAGCAGTTTAGCTTAGGGCAAAAACTTGATTTGTCTCAGTTTGAGGTAACGGATACAGAGAtggaaatttttttgaaatgcCAGACCATTATAAAAAGATTTATCTCGTGGGATTTAAATACAGAATATATTACTGAAGATTTATTAAGATCCAAGCTGAACTCTATTTTAAGTTGTTCTACAAAAGAAGTCATGCAAATTAACTCAGAATAA